The Cloacibacillus sp. genome contains the following window.
CTCTGATGTAACTACCAGCCGAATCGCACGAAATCAAAGATTTCGGCTCCCTGGCTGCCTCGGAGAGGGAGGCTACAAGGGCTAGAAGCTAAACCGCAATTTATCTTTCCCCGCAATTGCGTAAATCGGCGTTTAGAAGTGCGAGTTGCTAAATAAAATGGTGGTTCCGATACCGGAGCCACCGTTTTATGACGCGAATCGTGCTTCTAAACGCCGATTTACGGTTATCTTATTATCGGCTCATAGCCGATATGCGACTCTTCCTCCGTAGTCTCCAGCTTGAAGATGACGGGGCGCAGCCCGTCGTTGCAGCTGCATATCGCCACGCCCGGTTTTCTGATCCAATCACCGTAGTAGAATAATCCCTCTCCCGCGCTATGCGCGAGCGCAAAGGCGTACTGGTAGACGGCCTTCCATGCCTCGTCGCAAAAGCCCTCCGGCTTCGCGTAATCGGCATAGAATGTCTGTCCCTCTTTGAGCATGGGGCAGGCGCTAAGCCCCTCCGCGCCATATTCGCGCGCCAGTTCCTCATCGAAGGTGGTTTTGAGCACCGTTATTTTGACCTTTTTCATTTATCCTGTCTCCCGATATTTAAAGATAGGCGAGCAGCATCTCGCGCAGCACCTTGCAGGCGAGCGCCGTGGAGGCTCCCGAGTGGTCGTAGTGCGGCGAAAGCTCGCAGATGTCGAAGGCCTTTATGTTCAGGCCGCGCAGAGACAGGAGAGCCGCGAGCAGCTCCGTGAAGCGCAGGCCTCCGGCCTCGGGCGTTCCCGTGCCAGGGAACTCGGCGGGGTCTACGACGTCAAGGTCGAGCGTAATGTAGAGCGGCGCATCGCCGATCTCCTTCACGGCTTCGCCGATGGTATCAGCGCGGAATTTTTCCATTCTCGTATGCGTATCCGACCATAGCATCTCTTCGCGGCTGCCGGAGCGGATGCCGAACTGGCATATCCTTCCGTCTCCGAGAATGTCGTGACAGCGGCGGATCACCGAGGCGTGCGAGAGTTCCTCACCCATGTAGCCGGTGCGCAGGTCCGCGTGGGCATCGAAGTGGACGAGGCGCAGTCCGGGATATTTTTTCGCCGCCGCGCGCACCGCACCGAGCGTCACGAGATGTTCGCCGCCAAGCAGGACGGGGATCTTGTCCGCCGCCATGATCTCCGCCGCCGTATCCTCAATTGCGGACAGTGCCTGCGCGGCGTTGCCGAAGGGCAGGTCTAGGTCCCCCGCGTCAAATACAGAGTAATCCTCAAGGTCTCTGTCCTGGTAGGGGCTGTAGGTCTCGATCCCGAAGGATTCGGCGCGCATCGCGGCGGGGCCGAAGCGCGTGCCTGGGCGGAAAGATGTCGTGGAGTCGAACGGCGCGCCGAAGAGAACGGCGCGCGCCTCCGTATAGGAGGCGCCGCAGCCGATAAATCCCTGGATATTTGTCTCCATCTAGTCTGTCAGCTCTAGTTCTCTCTTCACGTAGTTCGGCAGCATGAAGGCGCCGGTGTGGAGATCTGTGTTGTAGTATTTTGTCTCAAGGCCGAGGGCGTTCCAGGCGGCGGCGTCGAGGTCTTTGAGCGGATCGAATTTTTTCGAGGCGAAGCCGAAGAGCCAGTGTCCCGAAGGATAGGTGGGGATGTGGGCCTGATAGACGCGGCAGACGGGGAAAAAGTCTTCTATGCGCCGGTGGGCGCGCTTCATCGAGGCCTGATATGAATCGTAGTAAGGATTCTCATGCTGATTGACGAGGATGCCGTCATCCGTCAGCGCCCGGAAGCAGTTACCGTAAAATTCCTTTGTGAAGAGTCCCTCGCCCGGGCCGAAGGGGTCCGTCGAGTCGACGATGATAAGGTCGTATTTTTCCTCGACCGTGCGCACGAATTTAAGGCCGTCCTCAAAATAGAGGGTGACGCGCGGGTCATCGAGCTTGCGGGAGGTGAAGGGCAGCAGCTCGCGGCAGACCTTGACGACCATTTCGTCAATGTCCACCATGTCGATCTTTTCGATGCTCTTGTAGCGTGTGAGCTCGCGCACCGTGCCACCGTCGCCGCCGCCGATGACGAGGACGCGCCTGACGTTCGGGTTGGTCGCCATCGGGACGTGGACTATCATGTCGTGGTAGATGAATTCATCCTTTTCGGTGAGCATCATCAGCCCGTCGAGGGTGAAGAAGCGCCCGAACTCCTCCGAGTCGAAGACGTCTATCTGCTGAAAGGGGCTTTTGCCGCCGAAGAGCTGTTTCTTTATTTTGATCGAAAAACGTACTGTAGGCGTATGTTCCTCTGTGTACCATAATTCCATTGTTTTATTCCTCCTATTTTACAGTATAGAGATAGTTTAACTCCATATCCTGCGGCCCCATAACGAGGCTGCCCTTTTCCTTCGCGTAAAGAATGTAGTCGAGCGCCTCCCGTGTCACCTCTTCGCCCGGGGCAAGGATCGGGATACCGGGGGGGTAGCACATGACGAACTCCGCGGAGATCTTTCCCACCGTCTCCCTGATCGGCAGCGGGCTGCTTGGCGCGTAGAAGGCCTCCTGCGGCGTCATACGCACTACGGGTGGGATGTACTCGTGATCCAGCAGTTTGATCCCTTCTCGTCCATGCAGGCGTTTTATCTCGGAGAGCGAGGCGACGAGGCGTTCTATCGCGTAGTGGTTGTCGCCGACGGAGATGATCGCCAGCATATTCCCCATGTCGCCGAACTCTATCTGTATCCCGTAGTCGTCGCGCAGAAGGTCGTAGACCTCGACGCCCGCGAGTCCGATCTTCAGCGTGTTGACGGAGAGCTTCGTCGTGTCGAAGTCGAAAATATATTTCCCGTCGATTATCTCGCGTGAGAAGGCGTAATAGCCGCCGATCTTGTTAATCTCGCCGCGGGCGTATTCGGCGAGCGAGACGACGCGCGCGAAGGTCTCCATTCCCTCCGTGGCTAGGGCCTTGCGCGCGATGTCAAGCGAGCTCATGAGAAGGTAGGAGGCGCTGGTCGTCTGAGTGAGGTTGATCACCGTGCGGACGTAATCCGGGTTCACGCGGCCGCGCTTCATTATCAGCAGCGAGCTCTGCGTCAGCGAGCCGCCCGTTTTATGCATGCTGACCGCCGCCATGTCGGCCCCCGCCTCCATCGCCGTGAGCGGCATGTCGCCGCCGAAATAGAAGTGGGTGCCGTGGGCCTCGTCGATGAGCGCCGCCATTCCCGCGCGGTGCGCCGCCTCGGTGATGCGCCGCAGGTCGGCGCAGATACCGTAATAGGTCGGGTTGTTGACGAATACGGCCTTGGCCTCCGGATGGGCGGCGATCGCCGCCTCCACGTCTTCCGCGCACATTCCTAACGAGATACCGAGCTCCGGGTGGATGCCGGGATCGACGTAGACGGGGATGATGCCGCAGAGGATGAGGGCGTTGATCGCCGATTTGTGGACGTTTCGCGGAATTATTATCGAATCGCCGCGCTTGCAGACGCTCATTATCATCGCCTGAACTGCGGCGGTGGTGCCGCCGATGATCAGAAAGGCGTCGTCCGCGCCGAAGGCGTCGGCGGCCAGCGCCTCCGCCTCTTTGATTACGGAGGTCGGATGGCTGAGGTTGTCGAGCGGCTTCATGGAGTTGACGTCGACAGAAAGGCAGCTCTTGCCGAGAAATTCCGTCAGCTCAGGCGTTCCGCGTCCCTGCTTGTGTCCGGGGACGTCGAAGGGAACCACGCGTCCCTGGCGGTACTCCGTAAGCGCATCTAACAGCGGGGCCCTGTCCTGGGCGAGTTTGTATGTTTTTTCTCTCATCGCGCCCACTTAATACATATTCATTCCGTAGTAGATCTCAAGCATCTCTTTCGTGATGCGGTCGGTGATCGACAGACGTTCTTCAGGAGGCAGCTCGCGGGGATCGATGTTGAAGAGGTAATCTGCGAGCCTTATCTCCTTCAGCATCATCTTTGTGTGGAAGATGTTCGACTGGTAGACGTTGATGTCTATCGCGTCATATCGGCGCAGCGTCGCTTCGTCAATATAGTTCTGGATGGAATTTATCTCATGGTCCTTGTAATACTTCTTTCCGTCTATGTCGCGCGTGAAGCCGCGGATGCGGTAGTCGAGCGCGATGATATCGGAGTCGAATTGACCGATGAGGTAGTTCAGCGCGTTCAGCGGCGATATCTTTCCACATGTCGAGACGTCGATATCGACGCGGAATGAGCTGATGTCGTTGTTTGGGTGAAATTCGGGGTAGGTGTGTACGGTCACGTGGCTCTTGTCCAGATGGGTGACGACCGTTTCGCGTTCTTCATTGATCTTCTGCGCCCAGCAGCCGCGGTTGCAGGAGTCGTCGATCTGTGCCGGCGGCACAGATTCCTCGGAGATGAGGATGGTGACGCTGGCGCCCTGAGGGTCGTAGTCCTGTTTAGAGATATTCAATATGCAGGCGCCGATGATGTCGGTGACGCCGCACAATATCTTAGTAAGCCGTTCGGAATTATACTGCTCGTCAATGTAGGCGATATAATCCTGCTTTTCCCGGTCTGTCTTTGCGAAACAGATGTCGTAAATGTTGAAACTCAACGTTTTTGTCAGGTTGTTGAATCCATAGAGCTGGATCTTATCTTTCAACCCTATCCCCACGTCCCTTCTCAAGCCGAGGCTTTATATTTTTCGCGGCAAATGACGCCGCAGTTAAATTAGAACTATACATATAAAAGAGCGCGTTGTCAAAGGTCTGTGCAAACGTTTGCTTAGTGGTTCCGCATACCAAAGACCCGCGGCTGCCCGCGGGTCTTTGGTATTACAAATGTTGTTCTGCTTATTTGCCGCTGAACTTTATCTTCAGGTACTTTTCGGGAACCTTGACGTTGGTGGCGTTCATGTAGCCCTTGCCGAGGATGTAGGTATCCTGGTAGATGAGCATCATGTTCTTCTTGGTGACGCCGGTTCCGAGGTCGGTGTAGTTCTGGCCGTTCCACTTCGCGCCGGGGGTGTACTCGGCGTAGCAGGCGAGGAGGTCTTTCTTGCTTCCGAGCTTCGCTTTGCCTTCAACGATGCGCTTGCCAAACTCGGCGAGTGCGGCGCTGTTCGTATAGCCGTAGGAGTAGGCCCAGGTTCCCATGCGGCCCTTTGCGCCGGCGTCGGAGACTGACTTTTCAACCTTCTTGAGGATGACGGGCCAGTTTCCGGATTCCTTCTGGAGGTCGATCCCGAAAGCTCCGGGGTAACCCATGAGCGGTGAGGGAAGGTCGGCTTCGATGAAGTATCCGCCGAACTTCGCGAGCTGCTTGAGAAGCGGTTCTGTGTGGGCGTCGTTGGTGCAGAAGAAGGCGGTGTCTTTTCCGTACTTCTTGACCCATGCCGGTGTCTTTTCAAGGATGAACTGCTGAGCTCCGGCCACGCCTACGTCGCTCGTGGGGTCGGGAGCCGTCTCAAAGACGAACTTGAGTCCGAGGTCTTTGCAGGCCTGCTCCATGATCGCGCGGCGGCGTCCGAGAGTCTCGTAGCTCATGTGGCGCGGGAAGGAGATATGGACGAAGGTTTTACATCCGAGCTTCTTCGCGGTGTCGATGATGAGGTATCCGCGTGATACGAAGTCGGCGTTGACGTCAAGGTCAGCGACGGATGTGATAACGTTCGGGTCTTCATGGGCTTCGCCGGCGAAGCAGAGGATATCCTTCCTCTTCTCCTTAACGCGGCGGAAAGCTTCCGCCGTTCCCGGAATAGCCTGGTTGACGACGATGACCTTCATCTTGGGGTCGTCGGCAAGTCCGGCGATCTGTGAGATAGTGGTCTCCATCTCCGACATAAAGTTGTCGGGATAGGTGAGGTGCTGAATCATACCGCCGTTTGCCACATCGCCGTATTTCTTGATCATCAGCTCTGCTCCACGAAGGTCGTCTTCGCTCTGTGATACGGTTCCGGTCACTATTCCGATGTGGAACGGTGCCTCGGCTGCCATTGCCGCTGTGCTTACGAAGAGCGCAAGCAACGCCGCAAACAATAAAAGCATAGCTTTCTTCATGAGGATTCCTCCCAAGTTTTTTTGCCGCGTCTCGAAACTGTGCACTTAATTTTTCACGTAAACAATCTCTGGGAAGCGTGCGTCTGCCGCAGCAGATAGCCAGATTATAGACTACCTGTCTCACGGATGTCAATAAAAAAGAGTTCTTATATATCAGCTGAACGTAATGTATAACTAATTAAAATAGTAAACCTTTAAGTTGTATAGTAAAAATTTTCAGTGCTTGACATATTCCGTACGTGGTTTAATATAAAGACATATACAGATCCGGGCCAGTTTTTGAGGCTATTTGGATAGTGTTTTTAGTTACCCGATATATCAGTAATTTAAGTAATAAAAAATAATGTGATTTACATTCTGTTTTTTGTAGAATCGCCTATAAGACCACTGAAAAATATCCTTACAGGAGGCAGTTGTCTACTATGATAAAGAAAGAAAGAGTTGAACGTCTGGCGAGTACATTGAGGGATAAAGGGCTTGACGCGCTTTATATCGGCCCCTCCACAGATCTTGAATACATCGGAGGTCTTGATACTCATCCGGACGAACGTGTGCGCGGCCTGATGGTCGCTAAAGACGCGCGCTGCTTTGCGATGACCCCGCTCCTCTATAAGGAGGAGATCGTCAACGCCTTCGGAGACGTCCCCTTCTATGCGGAATGGAACGACCACGAGGGTTTTACCGGGGCCTTTCGCCGCGGCTGCGAGCATCTCGGCGTCGTCGGCGGCAAGATAGCCTTCAACGACGGAGTCCGCGCGGTGGATATGCTGGCGGTACGCGATTCGATGCCGATGGAGATGGTCAACGGCGTGGATCTGCTTGCCGGACAGCGGTCACAGAAGGATGATGAAGAGCTTGAACTGATGCGCGAGTCGTCGCGTATCGTCGACAAGGTGGTCGCGAAGCTCCAGAAGTTTATCCGTCCCGGCATGAAGGAGCGCGATGTGGCGAAGATGATCCCTGAGTTCTTCGAGGAAGAGGGCGTCATCCAGATGTCCTTCAGCCCGATCGTCGCAAGCGGCCCTAACGGTTCGATGCCGCACTATTCTGGCGGAGAGCGTCTCATCGGCGAGAACGACATCATCATCCTCGATCTCGGCGGCAGATATAAGAGTTATTGCTCAGATACGACACGCACCCTCTTTACCGGCACGCCCACGGAAGAGATGAAAAAGATATACGAGATCGTGAAGCGGTCGCAGGCCGCAGGCGAGGCCGCCGTTAAACCCGGCGCGACGGGGCAGGATGTCGACCGCGCGGCGCGTCAGGTCATTATCGACGCGGGCTACGGGGAGTTTTTCTTCAACCGCGTGGGACACGGAGTCGGCCTCGCGGTACATGAGAGCCCCTACATGATCGAAGGCAACGACGTTCCACTTGCGCCCGGCAACGTATTCAGCGTTGAACCTGGAATATATATCCCCGGCAAGTTCGGAGTGCGCATAGAGAACCTTGTAGCGGTGCGCCCCGACGGCAGCGGCGAGGCACTGAACCACTTTACCCGCGAACTTACGGTATGCGGGGACTGATCTGTTGAAAGACACGGAAGGGACATCTGTATAGTTTCCCTTCCGTGTTTTCCATATATGTACCTAAATTGAGGAGGAACGATTTACCATGAGAAGAGCAACTGTCTTTCTTTTCACATTGATTACCGCGTCATTTTTGGCGACGGCGGCCTTCGCCGATGCTCCCTTCCACATCGGAGTCGCCACGCTTACCGTTTCCCAGGCCGAAGATACCTACCGCGGCGCCGAACGGCTTATCAAGGAATACGGTGATGTCGCAAACGGCGGCATGATCAAACATGTCACAATGCCTGACAACTTTATGTCTGAGATGGAGACGACGATCTCCCAGATAGTCGGTCTTGCCGACGACCCTAAGGTAAAGGTCATCGTCGTTGACGACGCGATCCCCGGAACGACGGAAGCCTTCCGCCGCGTTAAGGAGAAGAGGAAGGATATCCTCTGCTTCGCCGGAGAGCCGCAGGAAGACCCGAACGTTATCACAAGCACCGCGGACTTCGCGATCGGCGTCGACAACATCATGCGCGGATATCTCATCATCAACACCGCGAAGAAGCTTGGCGCTAAGACCTTCGTCCATATCTCCTTCCCGCGCCACATGAGCTACGAGCTGCTTTCCCGCCGCCGCGCGATCATGGAGCAGGCCTGCAAAGATCTCGGACTGAAGTTTGCCTTTGAGACGGCTCCCGACCCCACGAGCGACGTAGGCGTAGCCGGAGCGCAGCAGTTCATCCTTGAAAAGGTTCCCGCGTGGGTACAGAAGTACGGCAAGGATTCAGCCTTCTTCTGCACTAACGACGCTCAGACCGAACCGCTTCTTAAGCAGGTTGCCAAGCAGGGCGCGATCTTTGTCGAGCCCGACCTTCCCTCACCGCTTATGGGTTACCCCGGAGCCTTCGGCATCGACCTCAAGAATGAGGCCGGAGATTGGCCCGCGATCATGAAGAAGGTCGAAAAGACCGTAATCGCCGCCGGCGGCAAGGGACGCATGGGAACATGGCCCTACTCATACGGCTGGAGCACCGTCTGCGCCCTCGCCGAATACGGCAAGCGTATAACCGAAGGCAATGCGAAGCTCTATAACCTTAAAGACCTCTGGAAGTGCTACGACAAGTATACCCCCGGCGCGGAGTGGAACGGCGCTCCCTACTTTGACATGGCGAAGCAGATGAAGATAAAGAAATTCGTCCTCGTCTATGAGGATACCTATGTCTTTGGACGCGGCTACATGGGCGTAACCAAGGAAAAGGTTCCTGAGAAGTATATCAAACTTAAGTAGCGTATCAAGGCAATGCCATAAAGTCTTTCCGGCGCTTTGCGCCGGAAAGACTTTTGTAAAGTAAGGACACACTCCGGATGGCAGTTCTTCTTGAGTTTTTAAGTAAAAACCGCTAAGATACATTACGCTTTGTCCATTAAAGTGAAACGACAGAGATATATTTTTAGGTAAATTAAGAGGTGAAATGTATGTCCATGGAAATTCCCCTTTTGAAGATGGAGAACATCGGAAAAGAATATTTCGGCAACCGGGTTCTTCAGGGTGTAACATTTTCACTGCGGCCCGGAGAGATAATGGGGCTGGTCGGAGAAAATGGCGCGGGAAAATCAACCTTGATGAATATCCTCTTCGGGATGCCGGTCATTCAGGAGACGGGTGGATATGAGGGGAAAATTATTATCGAAGGGCAGGAGGTTCGTTTCAAAGACCCTCTTGACGCCCTCGGAGCCGGCATCGGAATGGTCCATCAGGAGTTTTCTCTGATCCCGGGCTTTACAGCCACGGAAAATATTCTTTTGAACAGGGAATCCGTCAAGTACAACGCGCTAGTAGAGGTATTCGGAGAGAGACTGATGACGCTCAACAGGCCGGATATGAGGTCAAGGGCCGAGAAGGCCATTAAGACGCTGGGCGTCGACCTTAGCCCCGAAACGCTGATCAGCGAAATGCCGGTAGGTCATAAGCAGTTTACCGAAATCGCGCGCGAAATAGACAGAAGCAAGACGAGGCTTCTCGTCCTCGACGAACCTACGGCGGTCCTCGCCGAAAGCGAAGCTACGGTCCTCATTTCGGCTCTCAAAACACTTTCCAAACAGGGTATCGCAATAATATTTATTTCACACAGACTCCAGGAGATCATCGATCTCTGCGACAAGCTCATCGTCCTTCGTGACGGCCGCGTCATACAGGAAGCGTACACGAAGGATACCAACGTCCGTCAGATAGCTGCCTGGATGGTGGACAGAAAAGGCGACAAAGCGGAAGAGGAAAAGGCGGAAAAGACGGAGAAAAAGATCGGCGAGGTCATTTTGCGTACGGAGCATCTTTGGGTCGACATGCCCGGAGAGACGGTACGCGACGTATCTATCGAGGTCCGTCAGGGCGAGATCCTCGGCTTCGGCGGATTGGCCGGACAGGGAAAGGTTGGTATCTCCAATGGTATCATGGGGCTCTACGCCGCGGGCGGAAAAGTATTCCTGCGCGGCAAGGAGATAAAGCTCAACGACCCTGACGCCTCTCTGAAAGAGGGTATGGCCTTTGTTTCGGAAGACCGCAGAGGCGTAGGGCTTTTGCTTGAAGAGGGAATCGATTGGAATATAACCTTCACCGCGATGCAGGTGCAGGAAAAATTTATTAAAAAGCTGCTTGGCGGGCTCGTCAAGTGGCGTGACGACAAGGCGGTGGATGAATGCACGCGGGAGTATATAAAATCCCTCGAGATCCGCTGCACAGGCCCCAACCAGCGCGCGATAGAGCTTTCCGGCGGAAACCAGCAGAAGGTCTGTCTCGCGAAGGCCTTTGCCGTGAACCCGGAGATACTCTTTGTCTCAGAGCCGACGCGCGGTATTGACGTCGGCGCGAAGAAGCTCGTTCTCGATACGCTGCGCAAGGTCAACGAAGAGGACGGAACGACGATCATCATGACCTCCTCCGAGCTGGAAGAGCTGCGTTCCATCTGTGACCGCATAGCCATAATAAACGAAGGCAAGGTATCCGGCATCCTGCCGGCGTCGGCGCCCGCCGAAGAGTTCGGACTGCTGATGCTCGGTCACGTCGAAGAACCAGCTGCCGTAAATTGATAAAGGGAACGTAGGTGAGCAAAAAATGAAGAACAAACTACAAGAATTTATTGAAAACGCAGGATGGCCGCGAATAATAATCGCCCTTTTCCTGTTCGCGCTCTTTATCGCCGCACCCTTTGTGGGCGTAAGGATCGACGCGTCGCTCTCCGATACGCTTGTGCGCATCGGAATGAACGGGATACTCGTCCTCGCGATGGTTCCGATGGTCCAGTCAGGCTGCGGCCTTAATTTTGGGCTGCCGCTCGGCATCATCGCCGGCCTTCTAGGCGCCGTCACTTCGATTCAGATAGGCATCAGGGGCAGCGTTGGTTTCCTTCTTGCTGCGGCGATCGCCATCCCCATAGCCGTTGTTTTCGGCTGGCTGTACGGACAGCTGCTGAACCGCGTCAAGGGAGACGAAATGATGATTGCGACTTACGTAGGTTTCTCGTCGGTCGCCCTAATGTGCATAGCCTGGCTGCTCCTTCCCTACACGAGCCCGACGATGATCTGGGGTTACGGCGGTTCGGGGCTGCGTACGACGATAAGCGTTGAGGGTTTTTGGCTCAACGCGCTCAGCAAGTACATAAACATCCAGATAGGTGAATTTTTCTATGTGCCGGTGGGAATGTTCCTCTTCTTCGCCTTCGTGGCCTTCCTTGTATGGGCCTTCTTTAGGACCAAGATAGGGACGGCGGTGACGGCGGTCGGCTCGAACCCAGAATTCGCGCGCGCATCCGGCATCAACGTAGACCGCATGCGCACCATTTCTGTTATCCTCTCAACGGTGCTCGGCGCGCTCGGCATCCTCGTCTATGAACAGAGCTTTGGATTCATCCAGCTCTACATGGGCCCCTTCTACATGGCCTTCCCCGCGGTTGCCGCGATCCTGCTTGGCGGCGCCTCCGTCAATAAGGCGACGATGGTCAACGTCGTGGTCGGAACCTTCCTCTTCCAGGGGATACTGACCATGACTCCCTCTGTAATTAACAGCGTCATGCAGACGGACATGTCTGAGGTCATTCGTATTATTGTCAGTAACGGCATGATCCTTTACGCCCTTACGAGGAAAGTGACGGTGAAACGCTAATGGCTGACAAGAATCGTGAACTGAAAAATATGCTGGCCGACTACGCGGTGCCGATAGTCTT
Protein-coding sequences here:
- a CDS encoding TIGR04076 family protein, whose translation is MKKVKITVLKTTFDEELAREYGAEGLSACPMLKEGQTFYADYAKPEGFCDEAWKAVYQYAFALAHSAGEGLFYYGDWIRKPGVAICSCNDGLRPVIFKLETTEEESHIGYEPIIR
- the speB gene encoding agmatinase, producing METNIQGFIGCGASYTEARAVLFGAPFDSTTSFRPGTRFGPAAMRAESFGIETYSPYQDRDLEDYSVFDAGDLDLPFGNAAQALSAIEDTAAEIMAADKIPVLLGGEHLVTLGAVRAAAKKYPGLRLVHFDAHADLRTGYMGEELSHASVIRRCHDILGDGRICQFGIRSGSREEMLWSDTHTRMEKFRADTIGEAVKEIGDAPLYITLDLDVVDPAEFPGTGTPEAGGLRFTELLAALLSLRGLNIKAFDICELSPHYDHSGASTALACKVLREMLLAYL
- the speE gene encoding polyamine aminopropyltransferase, coding for MELWYTEEHTPTVRFSIKIKKQLFGGKSPFQQIDVFDSEEFGRFFTLDGLMMLTEKDEFIYHDMIVHVPMATNPNVRRVLVIGGGDGGTVRELTRYKSIEKIDMVDIDEMVVKVCRELLPFTSRKLDDPRVTLYFEDGLKFVRTVEEKYDLIIVDSTDPFGPGEGLFTKEFYGNCFRALTDDGILVNQHENPYYDSYQASMKRAHRRIEDFFPVCRVYQAHIPTYPSGHWLFGFASKKFDPLKDLDAAAWNALGLETKYYNTDLHTGAFMLPNYVKRELELTD
- a CDS encoding aminotransferase class I/II-fold pyridoxal phosphate-dependent enzyme, translated to MREKTYKLAQDRAPLLDALTEYRQGRVVPFDVPGHKQGRGTPELTEFLGKSCLSVDVNSMKPLDNLSHPTSVIKEAEALAADAFGADDAFLIIGGTTAAVQAMIMSVCKRGDSIIIPRNVHKSAINALILCGIIPVYVDPGIHPELGISLGMCAEDVEAAIAAHPEAKAVFVNNPTYYGICADLRRITEAAHRAGMAALIDEAHGTHFYFGGDMPLTAMEAGADMAAVSMHKTGGSLTQSSLLIMKRGRVNPDYVRTVINLTQTTSASYLLMSSLDIARKALATEGMETFARVVSLAEYARGEINKIGGYYAFSREIIDGKYIFDFDTTKLSVNTLKIGLAGVEVYDLLRDDYGIQIEFGDMGNMLAIISVGDNHYAIERLVASLSEIKRLHGREGIKLLDHEYIPPVVRMTPQEAFYAPSSPLPIRETVGKISAEFVMCYPPGIPILAPGEEVTREALDYILYAKEKGSLVMGPQDMELNYLYTVK
- the speD gene encoding adenosylmethionine decarboxylase; this translates as MKDKIQLYGFNNLTKTLSFNIYDICFAKTDREKQDYIAYIDEQYNSERLTKILCGVTDIIGACILNISKQDYDPQGASVTILISEESVPPAQIDDSCNRGCWAQKINEERETVVTHLDKSHVTVHTYPEFHPNNDISSFRVDIDVSTCGKISPLNALNYLIGQFDSDIIALDYRIRGFTRDIDGKKYYKDHEINSIQNYIDEATLRRYDAIDINVYQSNIFHTKMMLKEIRLADYLFNIDPRELPPEERLSITDRITKEMLEIYYGMNMY
- a CDS encoding DUF3798 domain-containing protein, coding for MKKAMLLLFAALLALFVSTAAMAAEAPFHIGIVTGTVSQSEDDLRGAELMIKKYGDVANGGMIQHLTYPDNFMSEMETTISQIAGLADDPKMKVIVVNQAIPGTAEAFRRVKEKRKDILCFAGEAHEDPNVITSVADLDVNADFVSRGYLIIDTAKKLGCKTFVHISFPRHMSYETLGRRRAIMEQACKDLGLKFVFETAPDPTSDVGVAGAQQFILEKTPAWVKKYGKDTAFFCTNDAHTEPLLKQLAKFGGYFIEADLPSPLMGYPGAFGIDLQKESGNWPVILKKVEKSVSDAGAKGRMGTWAYSYGYTNSAALAEFGKRIVEGKAKLGSKKDLLACYAEYTPGAKWNGQNYTDLGTGVTKKNMMLIYQDTYILGKGYMNATNVKVPEKYLKIKFSGK
- a CDS encoding aminopeptidase P family protein → MIKKERVERLASTLRDKGLDALYIGPSTDLEYIGGLDTHPDERVRGLMVAKDARCFAMTPLLYKEEIVNAFGDVPFYAEWNDHEGFTGAFRRGCEHLGVVGGKIAFNDGVRAVDMLAVRDSMPMEMVNGVDLLAGQRSQKDDEELELMRESSRIVDKVVAKLQKFIRPGMKERDVAKMIPEFFEEEGVIQMSFSPIVASGPNGSMPHYSGGERLIGENDIIILDLGGRYKSYCSDTTRTLFTGTPTEEMKKIYEIVKRSQAAGEAAVKPGATGQDVDRAARQVIIDAGYGEFFFNRVGHGVGLAVHESPYMIEGNDVPLAPGNVFSVEPGIYIPGKFGVRIENLVAVRPDGSGEALNHFTRELTVCGD
- a CDS encoding DUF3798 domain-containing protein, which translates into the protein MRRATVFLFTLITASFLATAAFADAPFHIGVATLTVSQAEDTYRGAERLIKEYGDVANGGMIKHVTMPDNFMSEMETTISQIVGLADDPKVKVIVVDDAIPGTTEAFRRVKEKRKDILCFAGEPQEDPNVITSTADFAIGVDNIMRGYLIINTAKKLGAKTFVHISFPRHMSYELLSRRRAIMEQACKDLGLKFAFETAPDPTSDVGVAGAQQFILEKVPAWVQKYGKDSAFFCTNDAQTEPLLKQVAKQGAIFVEPDLPSPLMGYPGAFGIDLKNEAGDWPAIMKKVEKTVIAAGGKGRMGTWPYSYGWSTVCALAEYGKRITEGNAKLYNLKDLWKCYDKYTPGAEWNGAPYFDMAKQMKIKKFVLVYEDTYVFGRGYMGVTKEKVPEKYIKLK
- a CDS encoding sugar ABC transporter ATP-binding protein — translated: MSMEIPLLKMENIGKEYFGNRVLQGVTFSLRPGEIMGLVGENGAGKSTLMNILFGMPVIQETGGYEGKIIIEGQEVRFKDPLDALGAGIGMVHQEFSLIPGFTATENILLNRESVKYNALVEVFGERLMTLNRPDMRSRAEKAIKTLGVDLSPETLISEMPVGHKQFTEIAREIDRSKTRLLVLDEPTAVLAESEATVLISALKTLSKQGIAIIFISHRLQEIIDLCDKLIVLRDGRVIQEAYTKDTNVRQIAAWMVDRKGDKAEEEKAEKTEKKIGEVILRTEHLWVDMPGETVRDVSIEVRQGEILGFGGLAGQGKVGISNGIMGLYAAGGKVFLRGKEIKLNDPDASLKEGMAFVSEDRRGVGLLLEEGIDWNITFTAMQVQEKFIKKLLGGLVKWRDDKAVDECTREYIKSLEIRCTGPNQRAIELSGGNQQKVCLAKAFAVNPEILFVSEPTRGIDVGAKKLVLDTLRKVNEEDGTTIIMTSSELEELRSICDRIAIINEGKVSGILPASAPAEEFGLLMLGHVEEPAAVN
- a CDS encoding ABC transporter permease, whose protein sequence is MKNKLQEFIENAGWPRIIIALFLFALFIAAPFVGVRIDASLSDTLVRIGMNGILVLAMVPMVQSGCGLNFGLPLGIIAGLLGAVTSIQIGIRGSVGFLLAAAIAIPIAVVFGWLYGQLLNRVKGDEMMIATYVGFSSVALMCIAWLLLPYTSPTMIWGYGGSGLRTTISVEGFWLNALSKYINIQIGEFFYVPVGMFLFFAFVAFLVWAFFRTKIGTAVTAVGSNPEFARASGINVDRMRTISVILSTVLGALGILVYEQSFGFIQLYMGPFYMAFPAVAAILLGGASVNKATMVNVVVGTFLFQGILTMTPSVINSVMQTDMSEVIRIIVSNGMILYALTRKVTVKR